The Lycium ferocissimum isolate CSIRO_LF1 chromosome 1, AGI_CSIRO_Lferr_CH_V1, whole genome shotgun sequence genome includes a region encoding these proteins:
- the LOC132064028 gene encoding uncharacterized protein LOC132064028, whose product MRHRELEFSIGDKVFLKLSLMKGVMEFGKKGKVSPCFIGPYEIVRKIGMVAYELKLLSDMAMVHLVFHISMLRLHKPDPSYVLNHEEIDINEVLSYDKKPVQILDRQVRRLRTKDIASVKMLWWNHDTEEETWGVEGDMKKRYPHLFLMAGYLLSFEDE is encoded by the exons ATGAGGCACCGAGAGCTAGAGTTTTCTATTGGTGACAAGGTGTTCTTGAAATTATCGCTGATGAAGGGAGTTATGGAgtttggtaaaaagggaaagGTTAGCCCTTGTTTCATTGGCCCTTATGAGATTGTTAGGAAAATTGGGatggtagcttatgaattgaagTTACTATCCGATATGGCCATGGTGCATCTtgtgtttcacatttcgatgttgAGGTTGCACAAACCTGATCCTTCTTATGTGTTGAACCATGAAGAGATTGATATTAATGAAGTGCTATCTTATGATAAGAAACCGGTTCAGATTCTAGATcgtcaagttagaaggttgaggACAAAAGATATAGCTTCAGTTAAAATGTTATGGTGGAACCATGACACAGAAGAAGAAACTTGGGGAGTAGAGGGggacatgaagaaaagatatcCTCACTTATTCCTTATGGCAG GTTATCTCCtctcattcgaggatgaatga